The Staphylothermus marinus F1 genome has a segment encoding these proteins:
- the ndk gene encoding nucleoside-diphosphate kinase: MNTERTLVLIKPDGVRRGLIGEIISRFERKGLKIKALKMLRLTREKAEEFYSVHRGKPFFVSLIEFMTSGPIIAMILEGDMAISVVRRMIGPTDGREAPPGTIRGDYSLSKSQNVVHASDSPESAMREIRVIFKDDEIIDW, translated from the coding sequence TTGAATACCGAGAGAACTCTTGTTCTAATCAAACCAGATGGCGTTAGGAGAGGATTGATTGGAGAAATTATATCCAGATTTGAAAGGAAAGGTTTAAAGATTAAAGCATTAAAAATGCTTCGGCTTACAAGAGAAAAAGCTGAAGAATTCTATAGTGTTCATAGAGGAAAACCATTCTTCGTATCTCTAATAGAGTTCATGACTTCGGGGCCTATCATCGCCATGATTCTCGAAGGTGATATGGCTATTAGTGTTGTTAGGAGGATGATCGGACCAACAGATGGTAGAGAAGCTCCTCCTGGAACAATTCGAGGCGACTATTCATTATCTAAATCTCAAAATGTTGTTCATGCAAGTGATAGTCCTGAAAGTGCTATGAGAGAGATAAGAGTTATTTTCAAAGATGATGAAATAATTGATTGGTAA